The Spirosoma sp. SC4-14 DNA window CGGCCGACGAGCCTTTGAACGGCTCCCCTTCGATTTTTCGCCAACAACGGCTCGTTATGTACATATCATTGCCCGCAACGTAGGGCGCGTACCGGCTGGCCTGCGCAACCCTGGCCGGTCAGCCCAGCTTATGGTCGATGAGGTTGAGGTGCGGTAGATTCGTTTGGCAGAGTGGCCATAAACCCAATCTCTTACGCTTTTCTTGCCCAGCCCATATAACACAGATTCGTATCGCGGCCTTCACGCATTTTCATTCGCTCGCCCAACTGACGGAATGTCCATTTGCCTGCGGTTCGTTTGCGAAGCCAGTAGAGCGTTTTCAAGATATTATAACTGGCAACCATACCGCGCACCTCCTGATTGATTAATCCTGCATCGACCATTTTTGCGGTTAGCTCCGATGGCCTGATAAACCGATGGTATAGATGCTGATCGGGCTTCATGAATGCCCACCGCTTCCAGTCCTGCGCGATTTTGATCAAAAACACCCAGCTTAGCCACGTTCGGTTAACTGTATCGTAGAAGAATATACCGCCCGGTTTCAGGACCCGACTGATCTCGGCTAATACAGCATCTACATCAAAAACGTGCTCCAGCACATCGCAGCAACTTACATAATCGAACGAGTTATCGGCAAAGGGCAGACTTTCACCAGCACCCGTTCTGTAGGTTATGTTCAGATGTTGCAGATAAGCATGGTGACGGGCCGTTTCTACCGACGAAAGCGATGGGTCAATCCCGGTTACGGACATACCTAACCGGGCAAATTCTTCAGCCAGTATCCCTCCTCCACAGCCAACGTCGAGCAATGTTTTGCCCGTACCATGCGCGGGCAACTCTTGTAAAATCCGTTTAAAATAGCCCATTCGTGCTGGGTTAACGGATGTTTTCAGCATAAAAAACAATGCGTCGGGATTCCACCAGATGTCGTAAGAGGCATTGTAGACCGAATTATTGGTCTGAGGAATTGGGATTCGCCGGTTGGCAGACAACCGTTCAGAAAGCTGGATCATAGAACAGAATTTGTCAGTTATGGCAACTGCTTTAAACAAGCTATAAACCAACAACGACCAAATCGTACATTTGGCTTAATATCATGCTATGTCAGAGCAGTGGATAGCCCAAACGAGTTAAGGCTCGTTCGTAACTCGTCAGCGAATCGACCAACACTGGCAATTGTGTTAAAATCCAGTGGCAACCTAAACCAATACCGCAGGCTATCAGTGCAAGCAAACTGCTCGATAGCATGAACGATAAAGTAGCTCGCTGCTTCTTGGAAACGGACGTGCCTGCCTGGGTCGGGTCTGCCAGATTGGGCAACTGGTGTTTAGAGCGTAACTGTATGTGTAGTGTTTTCATGATTACTGAAGAAACGTTTAGGAACGGTTGCTTTTTAATCTATTTACACACGTAAGAAAGCGCTGGATTTCAGGGCTTATCTGTTTTTAACGATACGCTACCAGTTCATCAATCATTTATTCCGTTTTAAACAGGATTGTATTTTTTTTGGGCAACATTGATCCCTAATTCAACGTCTGTTAATTTGTAGGGAGTTATGAACATCCTCATCATTGAAGACGAATATTTAGCCGTCCAGAAATTAACCAAACTGCTTAATGCCAGTTCGCACGCAACACACATCGTTGGCGTAACGGATGGTATTGAATCGACCGTCGAGTGGTTCAAAGCCAATCCGTCGCCCGATCTGATTCTGATGGACATTGAGCTGGCCGATGGACAAAGCTTTGAAATTTTCAACCTCGTTTCTATTCCATGTCCGGTCATTTTCACCACTTCCTACGACGAATCGGCCATTCGGTCATTCCGGGGCAACAGCCTCGACTATTTGCTTAAACCGATAAAAAGCGACGAATTAGAAGAAGCCCTTGCCAAATTTGAACGAGTGGCCGCTCGGCCAGTTAGTGCTATGGCTATCGATTATCTGCTCGATGATTTGCGAAAACAAACGCAGCCTCTAACGTATAAAACCCAGTTTCTGGCTAAATTCGGACAACAGATGGTTGTAGTTTACACCTCCGACATTGCCTATTTCTACACTACCAACGCGGTAACGGGGTTGTACACTACCGATAAATCCAGCTATGTTGTTGACCTTACGCTCGATGAACTGGAACCCCTGCTCGACCCGACCCACTTTTTCCGTGTGAACGATCAGTTCATTATCGAACTAAAATCTGTTGTACACATTCACTACTCGCTGAGTGGTCAACTTAAACTAGATGTCAGACCCAATAGGCAGCAGCCAGTTTGGGTCGATCAAAAGCGCATACACAAGTTCAACGAGTGGATTGGCAGATAACATGCATAAGCTGAACGACAAGTGGATGCGTATTATCGGAGTGCCCTTGCTGGCGCTGATCGGGCAATGGATGATGTATGGCTATACAAACGTCCCTTATCCCAACGATTGGCGTATTCCATTGCTGTTTATTGTGGGCACTGTGCTGGTTTGGGAGGCAAATCGCCAGGGAATTCTTCTTTCGCGGCAGCGCTTCCCGGAGTTTGGGCAAACGCGTCAACGGGTTCTTTATCAGTTGGTCTGGTTTGCGATTTTTGCCAGCATTATCCGCATCACGCAGACATTTTTTTACCATATTATTGGTCTCTGGCCAGCCGAAAATTACTTCCTCTTCAGGCCTTACTTCTTCAACACCTTGGTATCGGTGGTAGGTACGGTTCAACTAGCGGCCTATTATGAAGGTGTTTATTTATACCAGCGCTGGAAACTATCGTATACGGAAGCGCAGGAGCTAAAGAAAATAAATCTGCAAAGTCAACTCGATTCGCTCAAATCACAGATCAATCCACATTTTTTGTTCAACAATCTGAATTCATTGTCTTCGCTGATTGGTAGCGACGCCGAACAGGCCGAACGCTTTCTGGACGAACTGTCGTCGGTTTATCGGTATCTGCTTCAGCAAAACAACCGCGACCTTTGCCCGCTCAGCGACGAAATTACATTTATCAATGCTTATTTCCATTTGTTAAAAACCCGCTACGGCGACGCTATTTTTCTGGAAAATAGCGTTGAATCTCGCTATCTGCGGTATCAGATTCCGCCCCTTACGCTTCAGTTGCTATTCGAAAACGCCATTAAGCACAATGTCATTTCGGTCAACCGTCCGCTCACAATCCGGCTCTATACCGAAGAGGGACATCTGCACGTAGCCAACAATTTACAGAAGAAAAAACTGGCTGTTCCATCCAGCCAGATCGGCCTACAGAACATTATGATGAAGTATAAGCTTCTGGATCATTCATCGGTACTGGTGCATCACGATGAGCATACCTTTCTGGTTCGTGTGCCACTGATTCCGCCAATGGCCGAACAGGCATTAGTCTGAGCCATCAGGCGGTTTTCAGGCGCTGTATGATAGCTTTTACAGGTGTATTCGAAATAACCCGAACAGTATGTTCCAGATCGAGTGGAACATCCAGATAATCACCTGCCGATAACTGAATCCGTTCGCCACCAATAGAGCACTCACAGCGCCCTTCCAGAATCAGGAAACTTTCACGCTCATCATGATGATCTTCGGGATTGATGGAATGGCGCACCCAGACTAAAAATTGTTCTACGCCCTCGTTCTGCCGCAACACATGCCCGAAAACATTCCCAAAATCGGCGGGTGGTTCGATAGTGGCCACCGACCGCTGCCACTGGTCGGCATCGGACAGCGCGTTGATGAGCGGCAGATTATCCAGATCGAATGCCGGAGCTTCGCCCAACTGACTTAAGGCTACCATGACACGGTTCTTAAGGCCAGTTCTGGGCATAACGGGTTCATCGGCCGAGTAATGTGCCAGCGCCATAGTCAGTCGGTCGAGTTCTTCGCGGATAGCCGGATACTCGTTTGCCAGTTGT harbors:
- a CDS encoding cupin domain-containing protein, whose protein sequence is MKFNEQEYIHSGQLEQYCLGLLDTSEAQEVEQLANEYPAIREELDRLTMALAHYSADEPVMPRTGLKNRVMVALSQLGEAPAFDLDNLPLINALSDADQWQRSVATIEPPADFGNVFGHVLRQNEGVEQFLVWVRHSINPEDHHDERESFLILEGRCECSIGGERIQLSAGDYLDVPLDLEHTVRVISNTPVKAIIQRLKTA
- the ubiG gene encoding bifunctional 2-polyprenyl-6-hydroxyphenol methylase/3-demethylubiquinol 3-O-methyltransferase UbiG, translated to MIQLSERLSANRRIPIPQTNNSVYNASYDIWWNPDALFFMLKTSVNPARMGYFKRILQELPAHGTGKTLLDVGCGGGILAEEFARLGMSVTGIDPSLSSVETARHHAYLQHLNITYRTGAGESLPFADNSFDYVSCCDVLEHVFDVDAVLAEISRVLKPGGIFFYDTVNRTWLSWVFLIKIAQDWKRWAFMKPDQHLYHRFIRPSELTAKMVDAGLINQEVRGMVASYNILKTLYWLRKRTAGKWTFRQLGERMKMREGRDTNLCYMGWARKA
- a CDS encoding LytTR family DNA-binding domain-containing protein, whose protein sequence is MNILIIEDEYLAVQKLTKLLNASSHATHIVGVTDGIESTVEWFKANPSPDLILMDIELADGQSFEIFNLVSIPCPVIFTTSYDESAIRSFRGNSLDYLLKPIKSDELEEALAKFERVAARPVSAMAIDYLLDDLRKQTQPLTYKTQFLAKFGQQMVVVYTSDIAYFYTTNAVTGLYTTDKSSYVVDLTLDELEPLLDPTHFFRVNDQFIIELKSVVHIHYSLSGQLKLDVRPNRQQPVWVDQKRIHKFNEWIGR
- a CDS encoding histidine kinase — protein: MHKLNDKWMRIIGVPLLALIGQWMMYGYTNVPYPNDWRIPLLFIVGTVLVWEANRQGILLSRQRFPEFGQTRQRVLYQLVWFAIFASIIRITQTFFYHIIGLWPAENYFLFRPYFFNTLVSVVGTVQLAAYYEGVYLYQRWKLSYTEAQELKKINLQSQLDSLKSQINPHFLFNNLNSLSSLIGSDAEQAERFLDELSSVYRYLLQQNNRDLCPLSDEITFINAYFHLLKTRYGDAIFLENSVESRYLRYQIPPLTLQLLFENAIKHNVISVNRPLTIRLYTEEGHLHVANNLQKKKLAVPSSQIGLQNIMMKYKLLDHSSVLVHHDEHTFLVRVPLIPPMAEQALV